From a single Stackebrandtia endophytica genomic region:
- a CDS encoding roadblock/LC7 domain-containing protein, giving the protein MTDLDLDFLLNDFVERVPHVTHVIAVAADGLLVARNDELAVDDADRLAAIASGLVSLLGGAARSLQADPVVSNLTEMRGGYMFSMAVSSGASLLALAAHGCDIGQVGHELADLINKVGPALTPQPRSGYPSRG; this is encoded by the coding sequence GTGACTGACCTTGACCTGGATTTTCTGCTGAACGACTTTGTCGAACGTGTACCGCATGTCACGCACGTGATCGCGGTGGCCGCTGATGGTCTGTTGGTCGCTCGCAACGATGAACTCGCCGTCGACGACGCCGATCGTCTGGCTGCCATCGCATCCGGATTGGTGAGTCTGCTGGGGGGAGCCGCCCGTTCCCTTCAGGCCGACCCGGTCGTGAGCAACCTGACCGAGATGCGCGGTGGCTACATGTTCTCGATGGCGGTCTCCAGCGGCGCGAGCCTGTTGGCTCTGGCCGCTCACGGCTGCGACATCGGTCAGGTCGGCCACGAGTTGGCGGACTTGATCAACAAGGTCGGCCCGGCCTTGACCCCACAACCACGTTCCGGGTACCCCAGCCGGGGTTGA
- a CDS encoding sensor histidine kinase, giving the protein MRITQKLGVLVAVPLIAVVAFAALAVFTTGGEALQAERLRSLVITSASAGELIQKLRAERSAAATALIDGTDDGFTAYRNAAGLTDRSVTDYMSARSKLTDLPSSTTELLERIDVQLESLETLRGSVLAGDQTTSAATFAYRITIADLLEYRDTVAQAGGASGEVADRLRGAAALTRASEYLGIEQVAVLRAIAAGTLTFSAHQDITAARTAAVEAMITFNTLAPAHWQSWVEQSLRGEHLIDAQRMEDAVARIGPGDPIKVDIAAWNDALNTKGNSLLNAQNKIDADIVARVTSLRDSQRDLTILQTVAVAVAVAVAVSLAVWMGRPVVRGLGRLRDTARRVAQHDLPESVAQFDDHEVLGELTPEQFADGMTPPIEVKGNDELAEVGRAFNEVHREAVRVAAQQALLRVHIGAIFVNLARRGHSLTGRLTAALDEAERSELDPERLERLFSLDHLVTLLARSNDSLLVLGGASPAKVRTVDEPVSDVLTAAGAQIEQYTRIDVGMVDDGVALHADAVDDVVKLLAELMDNATRYSKPQVQVTARSLADRLIIQIKDDGIGMAPSHVEAINDRLATRPPLDLEAVRSMGLTVVGHIAARRGIKVQLRPAHPRGTIAEVTVPSGLLTHGAPKRAALEPAPPKVAPLFQKRGGNSGSAGRKPKPRPTPEPVAMIPGPGDQPTTRRSANLDDTMEMPIVNFDWTEVDDSTQRLPKRTRPELPAAPPVEEITAGPAPIPSQRPSPRSTAPSAPAASSASSQGLPTRVPMAQLVPGAITPTTSTPQTGGELRDPDAVGATYAAYARGLAAKRVPASTESDRSRAAL; this is encoded by the coding sequence GTGAGGATTACCCAAAAGCTGGGTGTACTGGTCGCTGTACCGCTGATCGCAGTTGTTGCCTTCGCGGCCTTGGCGGTATTCACCACCGGTGGAGAGGCGCTGCAAGCGGAACGCTTGCGGAGCCTGGTGATCACCAGTGCCTCAGCAGGAGAGCTGATTCAGAAGTTGCGGGCCGAACGGTCCGCAGCGGCCACCGCGCTCATCGACGGAACGGACGACGGATTCACCGCGTATCGCAACGCGGCGGGACTGACGGACCGGTCGGTGACCGACTACATGTCGGCGCGATCGAAACTGACGGATCTGCCATCCTCCACCACCGAGCTACTGGAACGCATCGACGTTCAGCTGGAGAGTCTCGAAACGCTACGCGGATCGGTACTGGCCGGCGATCAGACGACCTCGGCGGCGACGTTCGCCTACCGCATCACCATCGCGGACCTATTGGAATATCGCGACACCGTCGCTCAGGCCGGTGGGGCCTCGGGCGAAGTCGCCGACCGACTGCGTGGCGCCGCGGCGTTGACACGTGCGTCGGAATACCTCGGCATCGAACAGGTCGCGGTGCTGCGAGCGATCGCAGCCGGCACGCTGACCTTCAGTGCCCATCAGGACATCACCGCCGCTCGCACGGCGGCCGTCGAGGCGATGATCACCTTCAACACCCTCGCCCCGGCTCACTGGCAGTCCTGGGTGGAGCAGTCGCTGCGCGGTGAACACCTCATCGACGCGCAGCGCATGGAGGACGCCGTCGCGCGTATCGGTCCCGGCGATCCGATCAAAGTCGACATCGCCGCCTGGAACGACGCGCTCAACACCAAGGGCAACAGCCTTCTCAACGCGCAGAACAAGATCGACGCCGACATCGTCGCCCGAGTGACGAGTCTGCGTGACTCTCAGCGGGACTTGACGATTCTGCAGACCGTGGCGGTGGCCGTCGCGGTCGCGGTGGCGGTCAGCCTCGCGGTGTGGATGGGACGCCCGGTGGTCCGGGGGTTGGGTCGACTGCGCGACACCGCTCGCCGAGTCGCCCAACACGACCTACCCGAATCGGTCGCCCAGTTCGACGACCACGAGGTTCTCGGTGAGCTCACCCCCGAGCAGTTCGCCGACGGCATGACACCCCCGATCGAGGTCAAGGGCAACGACGAGTTGGCCGAGGTCGGTCGCGCCTTCAACGAGGTTCATCGTGAGGCGGTTCGCGTCGCGGCGCAACAGGCGCTGCTTCGTGTCCACATCGGTGCGATCTTCGTCAACCTCGCCCGACGCGGTCACTCGCTGACCGGGCGGTTGACGGCGGCGCTGGACGAGGCCGAACGCAGCGAGCTCGACCCCGAGCGCCTGGAACGGCTGTTCTCATTGGACCACCTGGTCACCCTGCTGGCGCGGTCGAACGACTCGCTGCTGGTCCTCGGTGGCGCCTCACCGGCCAAGGTGCGCACAGTGGACGAACCCGTCTCGGACGTCCTCACCGCCGCCGGTGCTCAGATCGAGCAGTACACCCGCATCGACGTCGGAATGGTGGACGACGGAGTCGCCCTTCACGCCGACGCCGTCGACGACGTGGTGAAACTGTTGGCCGAGTTGATGGACAACGCCACCCGGTATTCCAAACCGCAGGTCCAGGTCACCGCCAGATCGCTGGCCGACCGATTGATCATTCAGATCAAGGACGACGGCATCGGTATGGCACCCTCCCACGTCGAGGCGATCAACGACCGGTTGGCGACCCGCCCGCCGCTCGACCTCGAAGCGGTCCGCTCCATGGGTCTCACCGTGGTGGGCCACATCGCGGCGCGGCGCGGGATCAAGGTCCAGCTGCGTCCGGCGCACCCGCGCGGGACGATCGCGGAGGTGACGGTCCCGTCCGGACTGCTCACCCACGGTGCGCCGAAGCGAGCTGCTCTCGAACCGGCTCCGCCGAAGGTGGCGCCACTGTTCCAGAAGCGTGGCGGTAACTCCGGAAGCGCCGGTCGCAAACCGAAACCGCGGCCCACTCCGGAACCGGTGGCGATGATCCCGGGGCCGGGCGACCAGCCCACCACCCGTCGATCGGCGAACCTGGACGACACGATGGAGATGCCCATCGTGAACTTCGACTGGACCGAGGTCGACGACTCGACCCAACGGCTGCCGAAGCGTACGCGTCCCGAACTGCCGGCAGCGCCTCCGGTCGAGGAGATCACCGCCGGCCCGGCGCCGATCCCGTCACAGCGGCCGTCGCCGCGTTCGACCGCACCGTCCGCACCCGCCGCCTCGTCGGCGTCGAGCCAAGGCCTGCCCACCCGGGTGCCGATGGCTCAGCTGGTGCCGGGTGCCATCACACCGACAACCTCCACCCCTCAAACCGGCGGTGAGCTCCGAGACCCGGACGCCGTGGGAGCCACATACGCTGCCTACGCCCGTGGATTGGCCGCCAAACGTGTCCCTGCCTCCACTGAATCAGACAGATCGAGAGCCGCGCTGTGA
- a CDS encoding PIG-L deacetylase family protein produces the protein MTDILEQFPEDGWSRVLAVVAHPDDLEYGATGAIARWTRMGRWVGYLLASKGEAGMDDVPPAEAGPIRVAEQITAARLVGVEDVEFLDYPDGLIEESVALRRDIAEAIRRHRPEVIVTINHHSHWGPGALNMADHRNVGGAVLDAVRDAANRWLFTDIESSPWSGVKWVAVAGSPHSTHAVDITDTMDEAVASLEAHRRYLDSLGEHAMAEPAEFLSAMARQTGTRFGNRMATGFEVIAM, from the coding sequence ATGACAGACATACTGGAGCAGTTCCCCGAAGACGGTTGGTCGCGCGTTCTGGCGGTGGTAGCGCATCCGGACGACCTGGAGTACGGCGCCACCGGGGCGATCGCGCGGTGGACCCGGATGGGGCGATGGGTCGGGTATCTGTTGGCCTCCAAGGGGGAGGCTGGAATGGACGATGTCCCACCGGCCGAGGCGGGCCCGATCCGGGTGGCCGAACAGATCACCGCCGCACGGCTGGTGGGCGTCGAGGACGTCGAGTTCCTCGACTATCCCGATGGTCTGATCGAGGAGTCGGTGGCGCTGCGCCGCGACATCGCCGAGGCGATCCGTCGACACCGTCCCGAGGTGATCGTCACCATCAACCATCATTCCCACTGGGGTCCGGGCGCGCTCAACATGGCCGATCACCGCAATGTGGGCGGTGCCGTGCTTGACGCGGTGAGGGATGCGGCCAACCGATGGCTTTTCACCGATATCGAATCGTCACCCTGGAGTGGTGTGAAATGGGTCGCTGTCGCCGGTTCGCCGCATTCGACGCACGCGGTGGACATAACCGACACAATGGACGAAGCGGTCGCTTCTCTTGAGGCGCACCGACGCTATCTGGATTCGTTGGGGGAGCACGCGATGGCGGAGCCGGCGGAGTTTCTGTCGGCGATGGCGCGTCAGACCGGAACCCGATTCGGCAATCGGATGGCGACCGGCTTTGAGGTAATTGCGATGTGA
- a CDS encoding ABC transporter substrate-binding protein, which translates to MKQLPKRALWLGTALTLVLAGCSTSGDESDVVKIGLITPLSGIYQEPGEEMRNGFQLYLDTHGGKLGGREVELLIGNEGEGPETAVDVAEKFILQDEVAALTGVMAGGSYAEISVLAQEHNMPLIGSGGRPTLDPDKLEGLWHTSWISDENGQAIAPYMAENIDGPVYAIGPDYQGGHDQLRGFTETFAEVGGQLANPTGETHWTPFPETTNFTPYFTEIAQTDAAAIYAFFAGTAAVDFVTQWAQSNAKDIPLYGSFITEGSVLDAQGDAAEGVYSVMNYSADLDNAANREFVAAWSAAGHPGQPALYSVCAWDAAQVLDRAIATIPPEMAVTPEVINDAIAALGEIDSPRGAWRFSEIAHAPIQKWYLRQVQLDGQQLANVVIEDLATIGG; encoded by the coding sequence ATGAAGCAACTGCCCAAGCGCGCCCTATGGTTGGGTACCGCGCTGACGTTGGTGCTGGCTGGATGTTCCACTAGTGGTGATGAGTCCGATGTGGTCAAGATCGGGCTCATCACTCCGTTGAGCGGTATCTACCAGGAGCCCGGCGAGGAGATGCGCAACGGGTTCCAGCTGTACCTGGACACCCACGGCGGAAAGCTCGGCGGCCGTGAGGTCGAACTGTTGATCGGTAACGAGGGTGAAGGCCCCGAGACCGCCGTCGACGTGGCCGAGAAGTTCATTCTGCAAGACGAGGTCGCGGCACTCACCGGTGTCATGGCCGGTGGTTCCTACGCCGAGATCTCGGTGTTGGCCCAGGAGCACAACATGCCGCTGATCGGTTCGGGCGGCCGTCCCACTTTGGACCCGGACAAGTTGGAAGGTCTGTGGCACACCAGTTGGATCTCCGATGAGAACGGCCAGGCCATCGCGCCGTACATGGCCGAGAACATCGACGGTCCGGTGTACGCGATCGGTCCGGACTATCAGGGTGGCCACGACCAGCTGCGTGGTTTCACCGAGACCTTCGCCGAGGTCGGCGGCCAGCTCGCCAACCCCACCGGTGAGACCCATTGGACGCCGTTCCCGGAGACGACCAACTTCACCCCCTACTTCACCGAGATCGCGCAGACCGACGCCGCCGCGATCTACGCGTTCTTCGCCGGTACCGCCGCCGTCGACTTCGTGACGCAGTGGGCTCAGTCCAACGCCAAGGACATCCCGCTGTACGGATCCTTCATCACCGAGGGATCGGTGCTGGACGCCCAGGGCGACGCCGCCGAGGGTGTCTACAGTGTCATGAACTACTCCGCCGACCTCGACAACGCCGCCAACCGGGAGTTCGTCGCCGCATGGTCGGCCGCCGGTCACCCCGGACAGCCGGCGCTGTACTCGGTGTGCGCCTGGGACGCCGCACAGGTCCTCGACCGTGCCATCGCGACGATCCCGCCGGAGATGGCCGTGACCCCCGAGGTGATCAACGACGCGATCGCCGCACTCGGTGAGATCGACAGTCCACGTGGTGCGTGGCGCTTCAGCGAGATCGCGCACGCCCCCATTCAGAAGTGGTACCTGCGTCAGGTCCAGCTCGACGGCCAGCAACTGGCCAACGTCGTCATCGAGGACCTGGCCACCATCGGTGGATAA